The genomic segment CCCAGCAGCTCGCGATGCTCGAGCGCGAGACCGGCGTCCGGCTCCTGGAGCGGGCCGGGCGCGGCGTCCGGCTCACCGATCCCGCGCTCGTCCTCGTCGGCCACGCCCACGCGCTGCTCGACGAGGCCGCGCGCGCCGAGGCGGGCCTCGCGGCCGCTGTCGGGACCGTGACGGGCCGCGGGCGCATCGCGTGCTTCCAGTCGGCCGCCATGCGGATCGCCGTCCCGGCGATGGCCCGGCTGGCCGTCGACGCGCCGGACCTGCGCTGCGAGCTCGTCGGCGGCGAGCCCGAGGAGGCGCTGCCCGCGCTCGCGCTCGGCGACGTCGACCTCGTCATCGGCGACGAGTGGCAGCACGTCCCGTGGCGGATGCCCCCGGGCCTCGATCGCCACGAGCTGCTGCTCGACCCCGTCGTCCTCGCCCTGCCGGCCGGCCACGCGGCGGCCGGGGGCCCCGGCCACGCCGTCGCGCTGGCCGAGCTGGCGACCGCGGCGTGGATCTCCGGCCCGGTGAGCCTGGGCTGGGACGAGATCACCGAGCGCCTCTGCCGCGAGCGCGGGCGCTTCACGCCGCAGGTCCGCCACCGGATGAACGACGCCGTGGTGGCCGCCGAGCTCGTCGCCGCCGGGCTGGGCGTGGCGCTGCTGCCCGAGCT from the Baekduia soli genome contains:
- a CDS encoding LysR family transcriptional regulator is translated as MLDLRRLRLLRELHERGTIAAVADALQFTPSAVSQQLAMLERETGVRLLERAGRGVRLTDPALVLVGHAHALLDEAARAEAGLAAAVGTVTGRGRIACFQSAAMRIAVPAMARLAVDAPDLRCELVGGEPEEALPALALGDVDLVIGDEWQHVPWRMPPGLDRHELLLDPVVLALPAGHAAAGGPGHAVALAELATAAWISGPVSLGWDEITERLCRERGRFTPQVRHRMNDAVVAAELVAAGLGVALLPELALPDDDPRLAIRQVARERPTRVISAVTRAGDAERPSTQALLAAVRRVAEARRPRARG